Proteins found in one Candidatus Anaeroferrophillus wilburensis genomic segment:
- a CDS encoding metal-dependent transcriptional regulator, which translates to MTLDLYPDLSPTQEDYLAAIYQIVKSQQIARANSIARKLGVGLSSVTAALKSLAAKKLINYRPYSYVTLTDDGTALGRQLTKKHQVLVDFLTRVLALPAADAEHNAHRLEHAVDEEVLNRIISFITFLEQCPRGGMEWIAQFSHFYESGSRVDHCAERFDSWFSKVCHHQQVPYFSKGESTMNITLADLNPRESGKILAIRGSGPSNKRFMEMGLIPGSMVSVEKIAPLGDPIDVKIKGYHLSLRREEAAGIKIERLRHGSSGEKK; encoded by the coding sequence ATGACCCTCGATCTTTATCCTGATTTATCCCCAACGCAGGAAGATTACCTGGCAGCTATCTATCAGATTGTCAAATCACAGCAGATAGCCAGAGCCAACAGCATCGCCCGCAAGCTTGGCGTCGGGCTCTCGTCGGTCACCGCGGCATTAAAAAGTTTGGCCGCTAAAAAGCTGATCAATTACCGGCCCTACAGCTATGTCACACTCACCGATGACGGCACGGCCCTCGGCCGGCAGCTGACTAAAAAACACCAGGTGCTGGTGGATTTTCTAACCAGGGTCCTCGCCCTGCCAGCAGCGGATGCCGAACATAATGCCCACCGCCTTGAACATGCGGTCGATGAAGAGGTGTTGAACCGCATTATCAGTTTTATTACCTTCCTGGAACAATGCCCCCGGGGCGGTATGGAATGGATCGCTCAATTCAGTCATTTCTATGAATCCGGTTCACGGGTTGACCATTGTGCAGAACGTTTCGATTCATGGTTTTCCAAAGTCTGTCACCATCAGCAAGTTCCCTACTTTTCGAAAGGAGAATCAACAATGAACATTACGTTAGCGGACCTGAACCCCCGGGAATCGGGGAAAATTCTTGCCATACGTGGAAGCGGGCCATCAAACAAACGCTTTATGGAAATGGGCCTGATACCGGGAAGCATGGTTTCAGTGGAAAAGATTGCCCCTCTGGGTGATCCCATCGACGTCAAAATAAAAGGATATCACCTCAGTCTGCGCAGGGAAGAGGCCGCCGGCATCAAGATTGAAAGACTCAGGCATGGAAGCTCTGGAGAAAAGAAATGA
- a CDS encoding ferrous iron transport protein A, whose protein sequence is MIRLDHIGHGVKVLVSGINAGRQAQQKMATLGIFPGAMLQVLSGNRHGPVVIRIGSGKLILGRTLASKIMVKQ, encoded by the coding sequence ATGATACGACTGGATCACATTGGCCATGGTGTCAAAGTATTGGTAAGCGGTATCAACGCAGGGCGACAGGCCCAACAAAAGATGGCAACCCTGGGAATTTTTCCTGGAGCTATGCTTCAGGTGCTCAGCGGCAATCGCCACGGTCCGGTAGTAATCCGGATTGGCAGCGGCAAATTGATATTGGGTCGCACACTGGCGAGCAAGATCATGGTCAAACAATAG